A window of the Marinifilum sp. JC120 genome harbors these coding sequences:
- a CDS encoding peptidase M48 Ste24p — translation MTPQATANSLFGDFTVSDEIRLGREFDKMVRSRLPVILDPQIEGYVKNLVDRIAKHIPPQPFPIKATVIRNNAMNAFAVPGGYVYVYTGLILNMKHEAELAAVIGHELAHVSLRHVARRMEKMKMVNFASMLGTLAGMLVGIAGGGSNMGNLGSAIAMGSMGGAKSAYLNYTQENEREADHLGMNYLIAAGYNPKSMVDGFKVMKQRQWHISNTNIPTYLSTHPGLDARIGYLEDRFKRMPPNYFKRENDDAAFFKVQTLIRSRLTSPDVALAHYLAIPENKRTCLDHLGLGIVYSRMKKYKFAEQEFNKARALCPDDTLILREQGRFYFTIGKMDKASPLLREAYLRDPRDVMALFFIARIEGVRKNYKQAILTMRRVAEMVPYDQEIHYHLGRMLGESGHYFQAHAQLAYAALYDHDMKQAQFHLKKAEGLAKTKKQRAELKILQETINPKPPEEEGKGKLE, via the coding sequence ATGACTCCGCAGGCCACGGCAAACTCGCTTTTTGGCGATTTTACGGTCTCCGACGAAATCAGGCTCGGTCGAGAATTCGATAAGATGGTTCGCAGCAGGCTTCCGGTTATTCTTGATCCCCAAATTGAGGGCTATGTGAAAAACCTTGTGGATCGCATCGCCAAGCATATTCCGCCCCAGCCGTTTCCCATCAAAGCCACAGTTATCCGCAACAATGCCATGAACGCCTTCGCTGTTCCGGGCGGATATGTATATGTTTACACCGGACTGATCCTGAACATGAAGCATGAGGCAGAGCTTGCAGCGGTAATCGGTCACGAACTTGCCCACGTATCCCTGCGCCATGTGGCCCGACGCATGGAAAAAATGAAAATGGTCAACTTTGCCAGCATGCTCGGCACACTTGCCGGAATGCTGGTCGGCATTGCCGGGGGCGGCAGCAATATGGGCAACCTTGGCTCAGCTATTGCTATGGGTTCCATGGGCGGCGCTAAAAGCGCATACCTGAACTACACTCAAGAGAATGAACGTGAAGCAGACCACTTAGGCATGAACTACCTTATTGCCGCAGGCTATAATCCCAAAAGCATGGTTGATGGCTTCAAAGTAATGAAACAACGCCAATGGCATATCAGCAACACCAATATCCCGACCTACCTTTCCACTCACCCCGGCCTTGATGCCCGTATCGGCTATCTGGAGGACCGCTTCAAGCGCATGCCACCGAATTATTTTAAGCGCGAAAATGATGATGCTGCATTCTTCAAAGTTCAGACTTTGATCCGGTCAAGGTTGACCTCCCCGGACGTAGCCCTTGCCCATTATCTGGCAATACCCGAGAATAAAAGGACCTGCTTAGACCATCTTGGCTTGGGAATTGTTTACTCCCGCATGAAGAAATACAAATTTGCGGAACAGGAATTTAACAAAGCACGCGCCCTCTGCCCCGACGATACTTTGATCTTAAGAGAGCAAGGCCGCTTTTACTTTACTATCGGCAAGATGGATAAGGCATCACCGCTGCTGCGCGAAGCATACTTACGAGATCCTCGCGATGTTATGGCTCTGTTCTTCATCGCCCGCATTGAGGGTGTAAGAAAAAATTACAAACAGGCCATCCTGACCATGCGCAGGGTCGCGGAAATGGTCCCCTATGATCAGGAAATCCACTACCATCTCGGACGAATGCTCGGGGAATCCGGACACTATTTTCAAGCACACGCCCAGTTGGCATACGCAGCCTTATACGATCATGATATGAAACAGGCTCAGTTTCACCTTAAAAAGGCCGAAGGATTGGCAAAAACAAAAAAACAACGTGCAGAACTAAAGATACTACAAGAAACAATCAACCCGAAACCGCCCGAGGAAGAGGGCAAGGGAAAGCTTGAATGA
- a CDS encoding transcription termination factor Rho, whose translation MGQDKKIENLNLTELKQKKMSDLMDLAAKFKVENPSGMRKQELIFALLQGCASQNGQIYGEGVLEVLPDGFGFLRSPTYSYMPGPDDIYVSPSQIRRFGLRKGDIISGQIRPPKEGERYFALLRVNEIGLEAPEHSRNLVLFDNLTPVYPDNRFKMENGPKNFSSRVIDILSPIGRGQRALLVAPPRTGKTMMLQNIANSINANHPDVDLIVLLIDERPEEVTDMARTVKAEVVSSTFDEPPQRHVQVTEMVLEKAKRLVERKRDVVILLDSITRLGRAYNAVTPSSGRVLSGGLDANAMQRPKRFFGAARNIEEGGSLTIIATALIDTGSRMDEVIFEEFKGTGNMDLYLDRKLSEKRVFPAIDINRSGTRKEELLLDDGVLNKVWILRKLLAPMNSIDSMEFLLDKMKGTKNNEEFFDMMGK comes from the coding sequence ATGGGCCAAGATAAAAAAATAGAAAACCTGAACCTGACTGAACTGAAACAGAAGAAGATGTCTGATCTTATGGATCTGGCAGCTAAATTCAAAGTTGAAAACCCCAGCGGCATGCGCAAGCAGGAACTGATCTTCGCCCTGCTTCAGGGCTGCGCTTCCCAGAATGGCCAGATTTACGGCGAAGGTGTTCTGGAAGTCCTTCCCGACGGTTTCGGTTTCCTGCGTTCCCCGACCTACAGCTACATGCCCGGACCGGACGATATTTACGTTTCACCTTCCCAGATCAGAAGATTCGGTCTGCGTAAGGGTGACATCATATCCGGCCAGATCCGTCCTCCTAAAGAAGGCGAACGCTACTTTGCCCTGCTCAGGGTAAATGAAATCGGGCTTGAGGCTCCGGAACATTCCAGAAATCTGGTACTTTTCGACAACCTCACCCCCGTGTATCCGGACAACCGTTTTAAAATGGAAAACGGTCCCAAAAATTTCAGTTCCCGGGTAATCGATATTCTTTCCCCCATCGGACGCGGCCAGCGCGCACTGCTCGTTGCACCGCCCCGTACAGGTAAGACCATGATGTTGCAGAACATCGCAAACTCCATCAACGCCAATCATCCTGACGTTGATCTCATTGTGCTGCTCATCGACGAACGCCCCGAAGAAGTTACCGACATGGCCAGAACTGTTAAGGCCGAAGTGGTCAGCTCCACTTTTGACGAGCCTCCGCAGCGCCATGTGCAGGTTACCGAGATGGTCCTTGAAAAGGCAAAACGCCTTGTTGAGCGTAAACGTGACGTTGTCATCCTGCTCGACTCCATCACCCGTCTCGGACGCGCGTACAACGCCGTAACCCCTTCCTCCGGCAGGGTTCTTTCCGGTGGTCTGGACGCTAACGCCATGCAGCGCCCCAAAAGATTCTTCGGCGCAGCCCGTAACATCGAAGAAGGCGGCAGCCTGACCATCATTGCCACCGCACTCATCGATACCGGATCCCGCATGGATGAAGTCATCTTTGAAGAGTTTAAAGGTACCGGTAACATGGATCTCTACCTTGACCGCAAGCTCTCTGAAAAACGTGTATTCCCGGCTATCGACATCAATCGTTCCGGCACACGTAAAGAAGAACTCCTTCTTGACGACGGCGTACTCAACAAGGTCTGGATCCTGCGTAAACTGCTTGCACCCATGAACTCCATCGATTCCATGGAATTCCTGCTGGATAAGATGAAGGGCACAAAAAACAACGAAGAATTCTTCGATATGATGGGCAAATAA
- a CDS encoding CarD family transcriptional regulator produces the protein MFELEQLVVYPSQGVGKVERIESQEIGGSTAEFYIVRILSNNVTLMVPVMNAHNVGLRSVCDKDAGMEIFESLKDRSDFTGYTGQNWNRRYREYSEKLKSGDLHDVAYVLKELFLIGRDKELSFGERRLLEQAMGLVSMELSFALGVDQEEIKEKINALFVDVLEKQEDES, from the coding sequence GTGTTTGAGCTAGAGCAGTTGGTAGTCTACCCTTCGCAGGGAGTAGGCAAAGTAGAACGTATTGAAAGTCAGGAAATCGGCGGATCAACTGCCGAGTTTTATATTGTCCGCATTTTAAGTAACAATGTTACGCTCATGGTTCCGGTCATGAACGCGCACAACGTAGGTTTGCGCTCAGTTTGTGATAAAGACGCGGGCATGGAGATTTTCGAAAGCCTCAAGGATAGATCTGATTTCACCGGATACACCGGACAGAACTGGAACAGACGCTACCGTGAGTATTCTGAAAAGCTTAAAAGCGGCGATCTTCATGATGTAGCATATGTACTCAAGGAGCTCTTCCTGATCGGACGGGACAAAGAACTCTCTTTTGGTGAGCGCAGACTTCTGGAACAGGCTATGGGCCTGGTTTCAATGGAACTTTCTTTCGCTCTCGGTGTTGATCAAGAAGAAATCAAGGAAAAGATCAATGCACTTTTTGTTGACGTTCTGGAAAAACAGGAAGATGAATCCTGA
- a CDS encoding aminoacyl-tRNA hydrolase, giving the protein MEYKALIAGLGNPGPEYAKTRHNIGFMAIDALAEMSASRKNMRYKEMGISGDFELFSVNMAGSNVLVTKPLTYMNLSGKAVAAICGKFSIPVSNIFVIHDELDLPCGRMKFKKGGGNNGHRGLESIQEKMGSPNFFRIRVGIGRPEFSSQVKDYVLEEFNSQELEVAGQMSQAAIKGLNLHFRRGQGTATQFMNSFTPDVPETEP; this is encoded by the coding sequence ATGGAATACAAAGCACTTATCGCAGGACTGGGTAACCCCGGCCCCGAATATGCCAAAACCAGACACAATATCGGGTTTATGGCTATTGATGCTTTGGCTGAAATGTCCGCATCCCGCAAAAACATGCGCTACAAAGAAATGGGTATATCCGGCGATTTCGAACTGTTCAGCGTGAACATGGCCGGGAGCAATGTGCTGGTTACAAAGCCGCTCACCTACATGAACCTGAGCGGCAAAGCAGTTGCGGCCATATGCGGAAAGTTCTCCATTCCGGTATCAAATATATTCGTCATCCATGATGAACTGGATCTCCCTTGCGGAAGGATGAAGTTCAAAAAAGGCGGCGGTAATAACGGACACCGGGGCTTGGAATCAATTCAGGAGAAAATGGGCTCACCTAATTTCTTCAGGATCAGGGTCGGCATAGGCCGCCCGGAATTTTCCTCACAAGTGAAAGACTATGTCCTTGAAGAGTTTAACTCTCAGGAACTTGAAGTCGCAGGACAAATGTCTCAAGCAGCCATCAAGGGACTGAACCTGCATTTCAGGCGGGGCCAAGGAACGGCAACTCAGTTCATGAACAGTTTCACGCCCGATGTTCCTGAAACCGAACCATAG
- a CDS encoding 50S ribosomal protein L25 has protein sequence MSEKVTFKADVRTKTGKSANRQLRNQGMVPVVFYSQDGENLILSVNEIEFVKLYRQIGTTRVFSLEVDGKTYDTLIWKIQMDPVRPRPNHIDLLGVSADRPLKIDVPVVTEGTAPGVKLGGRMAIYREKLTVACTAATIPAEIVVNIDTMNVGDTVFVNEIELDGGATVQHDSNFALVRCAAGRGSSEEEEGEDSAEAADE, from the coding sequence ATGTCTGAAAAAGTAACCTTCAAAGCTGATGTGCGTACCAAAACAGGTAAATCCGCAAACCGTCAGCTTCGCAATCAGGGTATGGTTCCCGTTGTCTTCTATTCTCAGGACGGCGAAAACCTGATCCTTTCCGTTAACGAAATTGAATTCGTTAAACTGTATCGCCAGATCGGCACTACCCGTGTCTTCAGCCTTGAAGTTGATGGTAAGACCTACGACACTCTGATCTGGAAAATCCAGATGGACCCCGTTCGTCCCCGTCCCAACCACATCGACCTGCTCGGCGTTTCCGCTGACCGTCCCCTCAAGATCGACGTTCCCGTTGTGACTGAAGGTACTGCACCCGGTGTTAAACTCGGTGGTCGCATGGCTATCTACCGCGAAAAGCTGACCGTAGCTTGTACCGCAGCAACCATTCCTGCTGAAATCGTTGTAAACATCGACACCATGAACGTTGGCGACACCGTATTCGTAAACGAAATCGAACTGGATGGTGGCGCAACCGTACAGCACGACAGCAACTTTGCACTCGTTCGTTGTGCCGCAGGACGCGGTTCTTCTGAAGAAGAGGAAGGCGAAGATTCAGCAGAAGCAGCTGACGAATAA
- a CDS encoding ribose-phosphate pyrophosphokinase, with product MNGELKIISGSSNLALSEAICDHLGSKLTPCLREKFSDGEIRIEIQDNVRGCDVFIVQSTCDPVNFHFMELCLMLDALKRASARRVTAVVPYYGYARQDRKVSPRAPISAKLCADCLTVAGMQRLVTIDLHAGQIQGFFNLPVDNIYAAPVLLDELRTRDDDMVMVSPDAGGTERARAYAKRLNAGLAIVDKRRDAPNQAKAMHVIGEVKDKVCVVMDDMIDTAGTMCQAAKVLIDHGAKDVIACATHPVLSGPAIDRLAAAPFSEVIVTNTLPVPEEKIAKSGGKIKVKSVAGILAKCIHNVHTESSVSVLFV from the coding sequence ATGAACGGTGAACTTAAGATTATCAGCGGCTCGTCAAATCTGGCGCTTTCAGAAGCAATCTGTGACCATCTCGGCAGCAAACTTACTCCTTGCCTGCGTGAAAAATTCAGTGATGGTGAAATTCGCATTGAGATTCAGGACAATGTCCGCGGCTGTGATGTTTTCATAGTCCAGTCCACCTGTGATCCGGTGAACTTTCACTTCATGGAACTTTGCCTCATGCTGGACGCACTTAAAAGAGCAAGTGCCCGCCGAGTAACCGCAGTTGTTCCCTATTACGGTTACGCCAGACAGGACCGCAAGGTTTCTCCCCGTGCACCAATCAGTGCAAAACTCTGTGCCGACTGCCTGACCGTTGCCGGTATGCAGCGTCTGGTCACTATCGACCTGCACGCAGGCCAGATCCAAGGCTTTTTCAACCTCCCGGTAGACAATATTTATGCAGCGCCCGTCCTTCTGGACGAACTGCGCACCCGTGACGATGACATGGTCATGGTTTCCCCTGATGCAGGAGGAACCGAACGCGCAAGAGCATACGCCAAACGCCTCAATGCCGGACTGGCAATTGTGGACAAACGTCGCGATGCTCCCAACCAGGCCAAAGCAATGCACGTCATCGGCGAAGTAAAAGATAAAGTCTGCGTGGTCATGGACGACATGATCGATACCGCAGGCACCATGTGTCAGGCAGCCAAGGTTCTTATAGACCATGGTGCAAAAGACGTAATCGCCTGCGCAACCCACCCGGTTCTTTCCGGACCGGCTATCGACAGGCTGGCCGCAGCACCTTTTTCCGAGGTGATTGTAACCAACACCCTGCCTGTCCCCGAAGAAAAAATCGCTAAGAGCGGCGGCAAGATCAAAGTGAAATCCGTTGCCGGAATCCTCGCCAAGTGTATCCACAACGTGCACACCGAGTCTTCTGTAAGCGTACTCTTCGTTTAA
- a CDS encoding 4-(cytidine 5'-diphospho)-2-C-methyl-D-erythritol kinase: MTKIILTAPAKVNLYLKIVGKREDGYHELETLFHPFPALADTLEVTETGEGCTIHCAEFDLPAEDNLIYKAWDKYSEATGFRPGLHIELTKRTPTGAGLGGGSSDAASMLRFLNNHPKSPGLAHDKLNALAAGLGADVPFFLLDGPAWAKGIGEILFPVEVDLSGLTALLACPDVHVNTVWAYKAWSNRDQSTNLKKSDAFDLTTSASGNNRTASQTKVTLFNDFEEVVLPEFPKIRETKEYLLKNGACGAVMSGSGASVISFFRERGAAKKAASGLKSMKVESVLHTFS; the protein is encoded by the coding sequence ATGACGAAAATAATTCTTACCGCACCGGCTAAGGTCAACCTTTACCTAAAAATTGTTGGCAAAAGGGAAGACGGTTATCATGAGCTGGAGACCCTATTTCATCCCTTCCCGGCACTGGCCGACACTTTGGAGGTAACGGAAACCGGAGAAGGATGTACCATTCATTGTGCAGAATTCGACCTTCCTGCGGAAGATAATCTTATTTACAAGGCTTGGGATAAATACAGCGAAGCCACCGGATTCCGTCCTGGCCTGCATATAGAATTGACCAAACGCACCCCCACCGGTGCAGGACTTGGCGGCGGCAGCTCCGATGCGGCTTCCATGCTCCGTTTCTTAAATAACCACCCGAAAAGTCCGGGTCTTGCGCACGACAAGCTAAACGCACTGGCTGCGGGGCTTGGCGCGGATGTGCCCTTCTTTTTGCTGGACGGTCCGGCATGGGCGAAAGGAATTGGTGAAATTTTATTCCCCGTAGAGGTTGACCTTTCCGGCCTGACCGCGTTATTAGCCTGCCCGGATGTGCACGTAAATACCGTGTGGGCATACAAGGCATGGTCCAACCGAGATCAATCCACTAATTTGAAAAAAAGTGACGCCTTTGACTTGACAACGTCAGCCAGCGGTAATAATAGAACGGCCTCCCAAACGAAGGTAACTTTGTTCAATGACTTTGAAGAGGTTGTTCTTCCAGAGTTTCCCAAAATCAGGGAGACAAAAGAATACTTACTGAAAAACGGAGCCTGCGGAGCTGTAATGAGCGGAAGCGGAGCCAGCGTGATCTCATTCTTTAGGGAAAGAGGCGCAGCAAAAAAAGCTGCATCAGGCTTAAAATCGATGAAAGTCGAATCTGTTCTTCACACGTTTTCTTAA